From Candidatus Kryptonium sp., the proteins below share one genomic window:
- a CDS encoding sugar phosphate nucleotidyltransferase: MKAVIMAGGFGTRLRPLTMNIPKPMVPVVNIPIMHRIVTLLKKYGITDIIALVYYYPEVIMNYFKDGKDFGVNISYVRSEADYGTAGSVRNAADLIGDDEFVVISGDVLTDVDISKVINYHFDKKAKATIVLTRVKNPLQYGIVIVKDTGEISRFLEKPSWGEVFSDTINTGIYILNPSVLEFVPYKQEFDFSKNLFPILLDKKIPFYGFLTESYWRDIGTLGDYLEAHLDCLAGMVDIEIDGNKIESGNAILYLGENSMIENFDKFEGVVVVGNKTKIGKNVRIVNSVIGSECEIGDDCEIVNCVIWDKTKIKDQAKLTLDVIGYECVIGEKVEINENVFISNNCVIGKEAKLLPNIKLWPWKIVEDGSILSKSLVWEDKWLKELFSESRVSGISNLEITPEFGAKLGAAFGAFLGQGKCVLVSRDPDNVSRMINRALICGLISAGLDVDDLRVASIPMVRNELRSGRYAGGLHVRKSPVDKHQTDIIFFDSSGLDLPVSKVKAIERLFFGEDFPRVSYDKVGTINFPVRVVEGYVEKFLNFINIDAIKKRNFKIVIDYSNGVAVTIFPNILGQLGCQVVSLNAYLNPSKLTRDEEEFKKAINDLSQIVTSIQYDVGFMLNPGAERIWVVDERGKLIDNDRLLSVVVKLYLEANKGKVKKIAVPITASLEVDMIASEYGVEVVRTKNSHYGMMETVIRDPEVKFVGGTKGGFIFSEFLFASDGMFSISKILELMATTGLKIGDVEKSLPRLILKHKILPCPRDQKGTVMRFATLESDKYKRQLIDGVKIFINDLTWVLILPDRQKSEIHLFVESDDGRQVDDLLAIYSDKIEKWMKS, translated from the coding sequence TAATGCACCGAATAGTTACATTGCTAAAAAAATACGGGATCACCGATATAATTGCTCTCGTTTATTATTATCCCGAGGTAATTATGAATTACTTCAAAGATGGGAAAGATTTTGGGGTGAACATTTCCTATGTAAGATCTGAAGCAGATTACGGAACCGCGGGAAGCGTAAGAAATGCTGCAGATTTAATTGGCGATGATGAATTTGTTGTTATAAGCGGAGATGTTTTAACCGATGTTGATATATCAAAGGTCATAAATTATCATTTTGACAAAAAGGCGAAGGCAACGATAGTTCTCACAAGAGTTAAAAATCCACTTCAATATGGAATTGTTATAGTTAAGGATACTGGGGAAATCTCAAGATTTCTTGAGAAACCAAGCTGGGGCGAGGTCTTCAGCGATACGATTAACACTGGAATTTATATTTTGAATCCGTCAGTTCTTGAATTTGTTCCATATAAGCAGGAATTTGATTTCAGTAAAAATCTTTTCCCAATTCTACTTGATAAAAAAATTCCATTCTATGGCTTTTTAACGGAAAGCTATTGGCGAGATATAGGAACGCTTGGTGATTACCTTGAAGCGCATTTAGATTGTCTTGCTGGTATGGTTGATATTGAAATTGATGGCAACAAAATTGAAAGTGGGAATGCGATATTATATCTTGGGGAAAATTCTATGATTGAAAATTTTGATAAATTTGAGGGCGTTGTTGTAGTTGGAAATAAAACAAAAATAGGAAAAAATGTTAGAATCGTCAACTCGGTAATTGGTTCAGAATGTGAAATTGGAGATGATTGCGAAATAGTTAATTGCGTTATTTGGGATAAGACAAAGATTAAAGATCAAGCAAAATTAACTCTTGATGTTATTGGTTATGAATGTGTGATCGGTGAAAAAGTGGAAATAAACGAAAATGTTTTTATAAGCAACAATTGCGTTATCGGAAAGGAAGCAAAACTATTACCAAATATAAAACTTTGGCCTTGGAAAATTGTGGAAGATGGTTCTATTTTATCAAAAAGCTTGGTTTGGGAGGATAAATGGCTTAAGGAACTTTTTAGTGAATCGCGAGTAAGTGGAATTTCAAATCTTGAAATCACTCCAGAATTTGGCGCGAAACTTGGTGCAGCATTTGGAGCTTTCCTTGGTCAAGGTAAGTGTGTTTTGGTAAGTCGCGATCCAGATAATGTATCACGAATGATAAATCGTGCTTTAATTTGTGGACTTATCTCAGCTGGACTTGATGTTGATGATTTAAGAGTTGCTTCAATCCCGATGGTGAGAAATGAACTCCGAAGCGGAAGATATGCAGGAGGGCTTCATGTCAGAAAATCCCCAGTTGATAAACATCAAACCGATATTATCTTTTTTGATTCAAGCGGTTTAGATTTGCCAGTGAGCAAGGTGAAGGCAATAGAACGACTTTTCTTTGGTGAGGATTTTCCACGCGTTTCCTATGATAAAGTTGGGACAATTAATTTCCCTGTTAGAGTTGTAGAAGGATATGTTGAGAAATTTTTAAACTTTATCAATATTGATGCCATAAAAAAGCGAAACTTTAAAATAGTAATTGATTATTCAAACGGTGTTGCCGTTACAATTTTCCCTAACATACTTGGACAACTTGGTTGTCAAGTTGTCTCGTTAAATGCATATCTTAATCCCTCAAAGTTGACAAGAGATGAAGAAGAATTTAAAAAAGCGATCAACGATTTGTCCCAAATCGTGACTTCAATTCAGTATGATGTTGGGTTTATGTTAAATCCCGGAGCTGAAAGAATTTGGGTTGTGGATGAAAGAGGTAAGTTGATTGACAATGATCGCCTTCTTTCGGTCGTTGTTAAGCTATATCTTGAAGCAAATAAGGGGAAAGTTAAAAAAATTGCTGTCCCGATAACCGCATCTCTTGAAGTTGATATGATTGCAAGTGAGTATGGGGTTGAAGTTGTGAGAACGAAAAACTCGCATTACGGAATGATGGAAACAGTCATCAGAGATCCAGAAGTTAAGTTTGTTGGAGGAACAAAAGGAGGGTTTATATTTTCAGAATTTCTCTTTGCTTCTGATGGAATGTTTTCAATATCAAAAATTCTTGAACTTATGGCTACCACGGGGTTAAAGATTGGTGATGTTGAAAAATCATTGCCGAGACTTATTTTAAAGCACAAAATTTTACCATGTCCACGGGATCAAAAAGGAACCGTGATGCGATTTGCAACTCTTGAATCAGATAAATATAAACGGCAACTTATTGATGGAGTTAAAATTTTTATAAATGATTTAACCTGGGTTTTGATCTTGCCAGATAGACAGAAAAGCGAAATTCACTTGTTTGTTGAATCCGACGATGGGAGGCAAGTTGATGATTTGTTAGCTATTTATTCAGATAAGATAGAAAAATGGATGAAATCCTGA
- a CDS encoding PTS sugar transporter subunit IIA produces the protein MKISEILNEEFVVVGLDVSSKEDAINALVDLIAKSEKVKNVNKVREAVFEREKIMTTGVGKGFAVPHGKTDAVTDIVAAFAITKKPIDYDSLDGEPVRLIFLLVGRDNMVGPHIKLLSRISKLMNDNDFREKLLNAKDAKEVVSLFKTEEEKYLG, from the coding sequence GTGAAAATAAGCGAGATTTTAAATGAAGAGTTCGTTGTGGTTGGTCTTGATGTTTCTTCAAAAGAAGACGCAATAAACGCACTTGTTGATTTAATAGCGAAATCAGAGAAGGTTAAAAATGTAAATAAAGTTAGAGAGGCGGTTTTTGAAAGGGAGAAAATAATGACAACGGGGGTTGGAAAAGGATTTGCGGTCCCCCACGGAAAAACAGACGCCGTCACAGACATTGTCGCTGCTTTTGCTATAACTAAAAAGCCCATTGATTACGATTCTCTTGATGGAGAACCTGTTCGCCTTATTTTTTTGTTGGTTGGAAGAGATAATATGGTTGGACCTCATATAAAACTTTTAAGTAGAATTTCAAAACTAATGAATGATAACGATTTTCGTGAAAAATTGCTTAATGCGAAAGATGCCAAAGAGGTTGTAAGTTTATTCAAAACAGAGGAAGAAAAGTATCTTGGATAA
- the hisS gene encoding histidine--tRNA ligase, translating into MDKKKIKNVRGTKDILPDESYKWWHIEQKVRKIFEVYNYREIRTPIFEETELFERGIGEFTDIVSKEMYTFIDKGGTSLTLKPEMTASVMRAYLQYEINKQTPLFKVYYISPMFRQERPQAGRLRQFHQIGAEAIGSANPEVDAEIIYLVIHIIESFGVKNYNLKINSVGCQVCRPTYKEVLKSYFEKFQNELSEDSKKRLQRNPLRILDSKDERDKNIAKNAPLIYEYLCDNCRKHFENLQDYLNFLGVKYENEPHLVRGLDYYTKTAFEITSLDLGSQDAIAGGGRYDLLSKDLGGPEIPGVGFALGVERLMLILEKNNYSFNEVSKPFVYVTCIGFEAQKVALKIAFTLRQNMIPCEVELLNRSLKAQMKEADRQEAQYVVIIGDAEIENGKALVRNMADGKQVEVELNKITEFILSKYAEETSKDRTGVQI; encoded by the coding sequence TTGGATAAGAAAAAGATTAAAAATGTTCGCGGCACGAAAGATATACTGCCAGATGAATCATATAAATGGTGGCATATTGAACAAAAAGTGAGAAAGATATTTGAGGTTTATAACTATCGTGAGATAAGAACTCCAATTTTTGAGGAAACTGAGCTTTTTGAGAGAGGAATTGGTGAGTTTACAGATATTGTTAGCAAGGAGATGTATACTTTTATTGATAAAGGTGGGACGAGCTTGACGCTGAAACCTGAAATGACAGCGTCTGTGATGAGAGCATATCTTCAATATGAGATAAATAAACAAACTCCGCTTTTTAAAGTTTACTATATCTCACCAATGTTTAGGCAAGAGCGACCTCAAGCCGGTAGATTACGGCAATTTCACCAAATAGGAGCTGAAGCCATAGGAAGCGCAAATCCCGAAGTTGATGCTGAGATAATTTATCTTGTAATACACATAATTGAAAGTTTCGGCGTGAAAAATTACAACTTGAAAATTAACTCGGTAGGGTGTCAAGTTTGCAGACCAACATATAAAGAAGTTTTAAAAAGCTATTTTGAGAAATTCCAAAACGAACTATCAGAAGACAGTAAGAAACGCCTTCAAAGAAATCCATTAAGAATTCTTGATTCAAAAGATGAAAGAGATAAAAATATCGCTAAAAATGCTCCATTGATCTACGAATATCTATGTGATAATTGCAGAAAACATTTTGAAAACTTACAAGATTATTTAAACTTTCTCGGTGTAAAGTATGAAAACGAACCACATCTTGTGCGCGGACTTGATTATTATACGAAAACCGCATTTGAAATAACAAGTTTAGATCTCGGCTCTCAAGATGCAATTGCCGGTGGCGGAAGATATGATCTTCTTTCCAAAGACCTTGGTGGTCCGGAAATTCCTGGGGTTGGTTTCGCCCTTGGAGTTGAAAGATTGATGTTGATTCTTGAGAAAAATAATTATAGTTTCAATGAAGTTTCTAAACCATTTGTTTATGTTACCTGCATAGGATTTGAAGCTCAAAAAGTAGCCCTAAAGATAGCTTTTACTTTAAGACAAAACATGATACCGTGTGAAGTTGAACTTTTAAACAGAAGCTTAAAAGCACAAATGAAAGAAGCAGACAGGCAAGAAGCTCAATATGTTGTAATCATAGGAGACGCTGAAATAGAAAATGGTAAAGCTTTGGTTCGCAATATGGCAGATGGCAAGCAAGTGGAAGTTGAATTAAATAAAATTACAGAATTTATACTATCAAAATATGCCGAGGAAACTTCCAAGGATAGAACCGGAGTTCAAATATGA
- the lgt gene encoding prolipoprotein diacylglyceryl transferase, which yields MRPILFEIGPIPVYSYGFMLAVAFLIADYLLSKEFKRLKLSVNYANELVVLALISGIVGAKFWYLIENLDDFLKAPLDMIFSAGGLTWYGGFIFAFVVLFIYVKHKKLPVLKVLDAASPALALGYGVGRIGCHLSGDGDYGIPTDLPWGTVYANGTLKPSYALREYFERYPELAEKYDYWEKSIKIVGEDRFGVITEFDLSIKLHPTPIYEFLMMAVIFIFLWMYRQKVKNTGELFGLYLIFSSIERFIIELIRLNPPLLLGLSEAQIISIILFIAGVILIKKIRTQKPKSKSGENVETKSVSK from the coding sequence ATGCGCCCGATTTTATTTGAGATAGGACCGATCCCAGTATATAGTTATGGTTTCATGTTGGCTGTTGCTTTTCTTATTGCAGATTATTTATTGTCAAAGGAATTTAAAAGGTTAAAGTTAAGTGTAAATTATGCTAATGAATTAGTTGTGCTTGCTCTAATTTCAGGAATTGTCGGAGCGAAGTTTTGGTATTTGATTGAAAATTTGGACGATTTTCTAAAAGCACCTCTTGATATGATCTTTTCAGCAGGTGGGTTAACTTGGTATGGGGGATTCATATTTGCTTTTGTCGTTTTATTTATTTATGTGAAACACAAGAAACTTCCTGTTTTAAAAGTTTTGGATGCAGCATCACCAGCACTTGCTCTTGGATATGGGGTTGGCAGAATTGGATGCCACCTCTCTGGAGATGGGGACTATGGTATACCTACTGATTTGCCCTGGGGTACTGTATATGCTAATGGTACATTAAAGCCAAGTTACGCCTTAAGAGAGTATTTTGAACGATATCCTGAACTTGCTGAAAAATATGACTATTGGGAAAAATCAATCAAAATCGTTGGGGAAGATAGATTTGGTGTGATTACTGAGTTTGATTTATCCATAAAGCTACATCCGACGCCAATTTATGAATTTTTGATGATGGCTGTAATTTTCATCTTTTTGTGGATGTATAGACAAAAGGTTAAAAACACCGGAGAATTGTTTGGTTTATATTTAATTTTTTCGTCAATTGAAAGATTTATTATTGAGCTTATTCGCTTAAATCCACCTCTGCTCTTAGGCTTATCTGAAGCTCAGATAATTTCAATAATTCTTTTCATCGCTGGGGTTATATTAATTAAAAAAATCAGAACACAAAAGCCTAAATCCAAATCAGGAGAAAATGTAGAGACAAAAAGCGTAAGCAAGTAG
- a CDS encoding glycosyltransferase, whose product MRKKEILIIFLGNPSHDSRSFKMFKSLSEAGHIVKIICAHQPGEAKIKNPHIFYVDLKNHKRAVLKILSFYIKAFPVAIKFKADVVIASDLFSLPLAWITSRKCRARLIYDSRELYSSLASHYKKPIKQLIVSFIERFFALRSSVFLTVNQSIAKILSSKFNIENVIVIRNFPSRESKTRFLEIPHNLVKDSSILLTYFGLFHPGRALTIYFDLLEKLRSESYAARLLLIGRGELKEEIEKLIKQRGIAEHVSILGPYSPEQYIVMPNLKRIIGLCIIEPLGASYIYSLPNKIFEYIQHQIPFVASDFPEIKSIVEKYQVGLLVNPRDFDDIFLKVKKLIENESLYEKMKENCKIALDELTWENEIKKLLEVVMKL is encoded by the coding sequence ATGAGAAAGAAAGAAATTTTGATTATTTTTCTTGGTAATCCTTCTCATGATTCAAGGAGCTTCAAAATGTTTAAATCACTATCGGAAGCAGGCCACATAGTTAAGATCATTTGCGCTCATCAACCTGGGGAAGCCAAAATTAAAAATCCGCATATATTTTATGTTGACCTAAAGAATCATAAAAGAGCTGTCTTAAAAATTTTATCTTTTTATATCAAAGCTTTTCCAGTAGCAATAAAGTTTAAAGCAGACGTTGTAATAGCATCTGATTTATTTTCGCTACCTTTAGCTTGGATAACTTCAAGAAAATGCCGGGCAAGGCTGATATACGATTCCAGAGAACTCTACTCTTCGCTAGCTTCACATTATAAAAAGCCAATAAAGCAGTTAATAGTGTCATTTATTGAGAGATTTTTTGCTTTAAGAAGCTCTGTATTTCTTACTGTTAATCAATCAATTGCAAAAATTTTATCAAGTAAATTCAATATAGAAAATGTAATTGTTATAAGAAATTTCCCAAGCCGAGAAAGTAAAACAAGGTTTCTAGAAATACCGCACAATTTGGTGAAAGATAGCAGCATACTGCTAACCTACTTTGGACTATTTCATCCCGGTCGTGCCTTAACTATTTATTTTGATCTGTTGGAAAAACTCAGAAGTGAATCCTATGCTGCAAGACTTCTGTTAATAGGGAGGGGCGAGCTTAAAGAAGAAATAGAAAAGTTGATCAAACAACGTGGGATTGCGGAGCATGTCTCTATACTCGGTCCTTATTCTCCCGAGCAATATATTGTGATGCCAAATCTAAAAAGAATCATAGGGTTATGTATAATTGAACCTTTGGGAGCAAGCTATATATACTCACTACCAAACAAAATTTTTGAATATATTCAACATCAAATTCCCTTTGTTGCCAGCGATTTTCCAGAGATAAAGAGCATCGTAGAAAAATATCAAGTTGGCCTTCTGGTAAACCCAAGAGATTTTGACGATATTTTTCTTAAAGTTAAAAAACTTATTGAAAATGAAAGTTTATACGAGAAAATGAAGGAGAACTGCAAAATAGCATTAGATGAGTTAACTTGGGAAAATGAGATTAAAAAACTTCTTGAAGTTGTTATGAAACTTTAA
- a CDS encoding PorV/PorQ family protein yields MSLFCSQILLSGGKTSFKFLTIGVDAKVVSLADAGVAIFPDIGTIYYNPAGLAYQDKNSFILTYRNWLIDGDFVYFSASIPTKNLNFAISLTSLSISDIEIRTMPGEIQGKFTSRDLSLAFSISPKWRSNLKTGLTIKYIFEKIFVDEIHFFALDLGVLYPFKISDFNFYTGVSLKDIGFSSKYRNSSINPPSTLSIGASVSYSVAQSSIEPLLLFEGKHKFYDRTNLFSTAIGFKFLSGFTINLGFTSGNNINKVRFGTGIETKNLAIQYAFAPNEFNFPTSHTLTIKFNF; encoded by the coding sequence TTGTCCCTCTTTTGTTCTCAAATTTTGCTAAGTGGTGGTAAAACTAGCTTTAAATTTTTAACAATTGGGGTTGACGCTAAAGTTGTTTCACTTGCTGATGCAGGCGTTGCCATATTCCCTGATATAGGAACAATCTATTATAATCCCGCTGGGCTTGCTTATCAAGATAAAAACTCATTTATTTTAACATACCGAAATTGGTTAATTGATGGAGATTTTGTTTATTTTTCAGCTTCAATCCCAACAAAGAATCTAAATTTTGCAATAAGTTTAACATCCCTTAGCATTTCTGATATAGAAATAAGAACGATGCCGGGCGAAATTCAAGGTAAATTTACCTCCCGAGATTTATCTCTTGCTTTTTCAATTTCCCCTAAATGGAGATCAAATTTAAAAACAGGATTGACAATTAAATATATTTTTGAGAAAATCTTTGTTGATGAAATACATTTTTTCGCACTTGACTTGGGAGTTTTATATCCTTTTAAAATTTCGGATTTTAACTTTTACACAGGCGTATCGCTAAAAGATATAGGTTTTAGTTCCAAATATAGAAATTCATCTATAAACCCACCTTCAACTCTATCAATCGGAGCATCGGTATCTTATTCAGTGGCACAAAGTAGCATTGAACCTCTTTTGCTTTTTGAAGGAAAACATAAGTTCTATGACCGAACAAATCTCTTTTCAACAGCTATCGGTTTTAAATTTTTATCAGGTTTTACGATAAACTTGGGTTTCACATCAGGAAATAATATAAACAAAGTTAGATTTGGAACTGGAATTGAAACAAAGAACCTTGCTATTCAATATGCCTTCGCGCCAAATGAATTTAATTTTCCCACTTCGCATACCCTGACAATTAAATTCAATTTTTAG
- a CDS encoding site-2 protease family protein: protein MSAPEYYQPFGYKEYKPNYILHIFLFLLTFLTTTIAGVQWLLKDPFELTNLHFGIPYSISILFIIASHELGHYFAAKKHGVMTTLPYFIPFPPFPFVLNFGTLGAVIRIKSFVPNRKALFDIGVAGPIAGFIATLIVLIYGFETLPDIEYLYQIHPEYRFLPSLPEGDLTFGNTLLFFLFKELFSIINPDAFIPPMNEIYHYPYLCAGWFGLLVTAMNLIPVGQLDGGHIMFAMFGEKHKFIARGFFFGLILFGIVGIFEQNLGWPGWLVWAFILYFVVKIEHPPVGTFGMLDKKRMIIGWITIIIFILSISPAPIKIG from the coding sequence ATGAGCGCTCCGGAATACTATCAACCGTTCGGATACAAGGAATATAAACCAAATTACATTCTTCATATTTTTCTTTTTCTTCTAACATTTCTCACCACAACTATAGCTGGGGTTCAATGGCTTTTGAAAGATCCATTTGAGTTAACAAATCTTCATTTCGGCATACCATATTCAATTTCAATTTTATTCATAATTGCCTCGCATGAGCTTGGGCATTATTTTGCTGCGAAAAAACATGGTGTAATGACAACACTCCCCTATTTTATCCCATTTCCGCCGTTTCCATTTGTTTTAAATTTTGGAACGCTTGGAGCCGTGATAAGAATAAAATCGTTTGTTCCAAATAGAAAAGCTTTATTTGACATAGGTGTTGCTGGACCAATCGCTGGTTTCATAGCTACATTAATTGTATTAATCTATGGTTTTGAAACTCTTCCTGACATAGAGTATTTATATCAAATCCATCCCGAATACCGTTTTCTTCCCAGTTTGCCCGAGGGCGATTTAACATTTGGCAATACGCTTCTTTTCTTTCTTTTTAAAGAACTCTTTTCAATTATAAATCCCGACGCTTTTATACCTCCGATGAACGAAATTTATCATTATCCATATCTATGTGCAGGTTGGTTTGGCTTGCTTGTCACAGCAATGAATCTCATTCCAGTAGGTCAACTTGATGGCGGGCATATAATGTTCGCTATGTTCGGTGAAAAACATAAGTTTATAGCTCGCGGATTCTTCTTTGGATTGATTCTCTTTGGGATTGTTGGCATTTTCGAACAAAATTTAGGATGGCCTGGATGGCTCGTATGGGCCTTCATCCTTTATTTCGTTGTTAAAATAGAACATCCCCCTGTTGGGACATTCGGAATGTTGGATAAAAAGCGGATGATAATTGGCTGGATTACAATTATCATATTCATCTTATCAATATCACCGGCGCCTATAAAAATAGGATGA